A window from Shimia isoporae encodes these proteins:
- a CDS encoding putative bifunctional diguanylate cyclase/phosphodiesterase yields the protein MFSVPTLFFLSAVITWPFLAEFEAFEVFYQFSRSHENWELDEIAMLGFNLLIALGLSVWYKSRRIKRLAEYRELERNRADVNARHDPLTGLMNRRAFYEVVENLSAEAQDASGPRYVALVDLDRFKPVNDVHGHAAGDATLIAAAERLREEAGAGGVVARLGGDEFVLVFGPAMDAASVERAARRILRSVEQPIPFNGQSILVGASIGLVQWDQDRGLAEMMRRADHALYQVKAGARGSFAWYDEDADRQSRDRAEIASDLKHAVENHDIVPFFQPIVRIDSSELVGFEVLARWTHPTRGNVPPFVFIEIAEDSGLIGPLGMALLRKACIHAAAWPEELSISFNISPIQFREGALVENVQKVLKETGFKPSRLTIEITESSVIDDFEIARKKIDAFKALGIQIALDDFGTGYSSLACLRSLPFDRLKIDRSFVTDISEQRQSQQIVSGILSLASGLELDVTAEGIETADDLTYLQGLHCSLGQGYFFEKPVPAEQISWLLETEWSDNHVMSQPDVRAAS from the coding sequence TTGTTTTCCGTACCTACGCTCTTCTTTTTGAGCGCGGTGATCACTTGGCCTTTCCTTGCCGAGTTCGAAGCCTTTGAAGTCTTTTACCAGTTCAGCCGATCCCACGAAAACTGGGAACTGGACGAGATTGCTATGTTGGGCTTCAACCTGCTGATCGCATTGGGGTTGTCGGTTTGGTACAAGTCACGCAGGATCAAGCGGCTTGCGGAGTACCGCGAGTTGGAGCGCAACCGCGCTGATGTAAATGCTCGCCACGATCCGTTGACCGGGTTGATGAACCGCCGCGCCTTTTACGAAGTTGTTGAGAACCTCAGCGCAGAGGCGCAAGATGCATCCGGACCACGGTATGTTGCCCTTGTCGATCTGGATCGCTTTAAACCGGTCAATGACGTACATGGCCACGCAGCAGGCGACGCAACATTGATAGCAGCGGCTGAACGCCTGCGGGAAGAAGCTGGTGCCGGTGGTGTTGTGGCACGCTTGGGCGGCGACGAATTTGTGCTGGTGTTTGGACCGGCGATGGACGCTGCATCGGTCGAACGCGCGGCACGCCGTATCCTTCGCAGCGTTGAGCAGCCGATCCCGTTTAATGGACAAAGTATTCTTGTTGGCGCGAGTATTGGTCTTGTCCAATGGGATCAGGACCGTGGACTTGCCGAAATGATGCGCCGTGCCGACCATGCGCTCTATCAGGTCAAGGCGGGCGCCCGCGGAAGCTTTGCCTGGTATGATGAGGATGCGGACCGTCAATCTCGTGATCGTGCCGAGATTGCCAGTGATTTGAAGCACGCGGTCGAGAACCACGACATTGTCCCATTCTTCCAACCGATTGTGCGTATCGACAGTTCCGAATTGGTCGGCTTTGAAGTGCTGGCACGCTGGACGCATCCGACACGGGGCAACGTTCCCCCCTTCGTGTTTATTGAAATTGCCGAAGACAGTGGATTGATCGGGCCGCTGGGTATGGCGCTGTTGCGCAAGGCCTGCATTCATGCTGCTGCCTGGCCGGAAGAGCTCTCTATCTCCTTCAATATTTCGCCCATCCAGTTCCGAGAAGGTGCACTGGTTGAGAATGTGCAGAAAGTTTTGAAGGAGACCGGCTTCAAGCCGAGCCGTCTGACGATCGAGATCACGGAAAGCTCCGTCATCGATGACTTCGAGATTGCCCGCAAGAAAATCGACGCCTTCAAAGCGTTGGGGATCCAGATTGCTCTCGATGACTTTGGCACCGGCTATTCAAGCCTTGCTTGCCTGCGGAGCCTGCCGTTTGACCGGTTGAAGATCGACCGCAGTTTCGTCACCGATATTTCGGAACAGCGTCAGAGTCAGCAAATCGTGTCCGGTATTCTTTCGTTGGCGTCTGGGCTGGAGCTGGATGTGACAGCTGAGGGCATCGAAACGGCAGATGATTTGACATATCTGCAGGGGCTGCATTGTTCACTTGGACAAGGGTATTTCTTTGAAAAACCTGTCCCTGCTGAACAGATTTCCTGGCTCTTGGAGACTGAGTGGTCCGACAATCACGTTATGTCTCAACCGGATGTGCGTGCCGCCAGTTAA
- a CDS encoding M24 family metallopeptidase encodes MTNANYSDRIAALRARMEETNTDLVALGPSTHMAWLSGVNPHGDERPVMLLVGPKEAGFLMPSLNADSARQMTELPFFPWKDDEGPSEALSRLLSHVGVAEKTDPSIVIDETMRADFAFRLTDALPTQYRRFTDDTVGLLRSRKDASEKAAIKAAHLLNDQAVQIAFDSLKEGMTERDLQDIIRGHYKANGATPEFTIVGFGANGAFPHHHTGDTQLVKDMAVLIDTGCRLDGYPSDMTRCGYFGQPNSTYEDVFATVELAVKAALTAAKPGAKASEVDAAARDVISAAGYGDLFLHRTGHGLGVDVHEPPYITASSDVVLETGNVFSIEPGIYVPGQFGVRLEEIVILTENGNEVFSEMPRSMQNRPAQN; translated from the coding sequence ATGACCAACGCCAATTATTCTGATCGCATCGCCGCGTTGCGGGCCCGAATGGAAGAGACAAATACTGATCTCGTGGCGCTTGGTCCGTCCACCCACATGGCGTGGCTTTCCGGCGTCAATCCGCACGGCGACGAGCGTCCCGTGATGTTGCTGGTCGGCCCCAAGGAAGCAGGTTTCTTGATGCCATCCCTCAATGCAGACAGTGCTCGTCAGATGACCGAACTCCCTTTCTTCCCTTGGAAGGACGACGAGGGTCCGAGCGAAGCACTTTCACGACTTCTTTCGCATGTCGGCGTTGCTGAGAAAACCGACCCTTCGATTGTCATTGACGAAACGATGCGTGCCGATTTCGCCTTTAGGCTCACCGACGCTTTGCCGACGCAATACCGACGTTTTACAGACGACACTGTCGGCCTGCTCCGCAGTCGCAAGGACGCCAGCGAAAAGGCGGCGATCAAGGCCGCGCATCTGCTGAATGACCAAGCCGTACAGATCGCGTTCGACAGTTTGAAAGAAGGTATGACAGAGCGGGATCTGCAAGACATCATTCGCGGTCACTATAAGGCAAATGGCGCAACACCAGAGTTTACCATCGTCGGCTTCGGTGCCAACGGCGCGTTCCCGCATCACCACACGGGCGACACGCAGCTGGTAAAGGACATGGCCGTCCTCATAGACACGGGCTGCCGCCTCGACGGTTATCCCTCCGACATGACGCGCTGTGGATATTTTGGGCAGCCGAACTCAACTTACGAAGACGTTTTCGCGACTGTGGAACTGGCTGTAAAAGCCGCACTCACCGCCGCCAAGCCGGGGGCAAAGGCAAGCGAAGTCGATGCCGCCGCGCGAGACGTTATCTCAGCCGCGGGGTATGGTGACCTTTTCTTGCACCGTACCGGCCACGGACTCGGCGTTGATGTGCACGAGCCACCTTACATCACCGCCTCGTCAGATGTTGTGCTTGAAACCGGCAACGTCTTCTCCATCGAACCCGGGATTTATGTCCCAGGACAGTTTGGCGTTCGGCTTGAGGAGATCGTAATTCTGACCGAAAACGGGAACGAGGTGTTCTCCGAAATGCCCCGGTCAATGCAAAACCGCCCTGCGCAGAACTGA